One Streptomyces zhihengii genomic window, TGTGCCACTGGCGCGCTCCAACCGATGCCCCGCACCAGCCCCCAACCCAGCCTTGAACAGCCGCGCATAGGAGCTGTCGACCAGCAGGCGGTAGCCGAGCACCTGCTGAAACCGTTTGCCCAGCCAGTCGGCATGCCGGCGAATCAGCGGGAAGAGATCGCCGTGCGCACCATCCGAAATGACCAACGGATGCGCGAGCAACAGCCGGGCGGCGCTGCGCCGCTCGGCGGCCAGGGCCACGTCGTGCGCCGAGGGGAGGGTCATGACACGCTCACCTCCGCACCACCATCAGCACTGCCGGAAGAAGTCCGGGCCACGTCCAGCTCCAGATCGTCCAGCAGCAAATCACCGTCAGCCGAATGCAGGACGCACCGCGCACCAGCGATACGCCGCACCGTGAGCCGAATCCCGAGCTCGGTGTCCTCACTCTGCGCCTGATCGAGGTCGAAACCCGTCACACCCTCCCCGCGACGCCTCAACTGCGCATTTCCAAGTGCGGTGGCCAGCAGCTCCAGAAGCAGACCGAGCGCAGCCGAGGTGAGGCGCACCTCGGCGAACCGGCCCGACGCGCTGCGTAGTTCGTCCGCCGCCGCAGCCCTGGCCGCAGCCCGATCACGAGCAACCTCCCGCAGCCGCTGCTTCTGCGCGGAATGGTCCTCCACTGCGGACGTCCGGCCCCGCTGTGCACGACTGCCCCTTTCCCGCAGCGCCACCGGCACCTCGACCACCGGGCCGGCCCACCAACTCGTATAGGCGGGTACCACCTCGTCGGCCGCTGGGGGCACACCCAGATGGCGGGCGCCGTACAGTCCGAAAGCAGCGACGGCAATGTCATGAGCGTCCTGCGGCGCCGCCTCCTCGAACCACCGGGCCAGCCGCAGCAAGTCCTTCCGCCGGGACATCTCCCCAGTGGCCGACCGCAGCATCCGCTTGGCATTGGCGAGCAACGACTGCAACGCGCGCAGCGTGGCGCTCCGCAGCTGATCAACCTGACTGCCCATCCCGTCGGCATCGCTGAACCAGCCGCGCAGGCCTTCCCAATCCTTCAACTGACGCCCCCGGCTGCGCTGCACCCGCGCCTCCAGCCGACCACCCCCCTGCGGCGACAACCCGGTCAGACCCTGTGCATGGCTGTCCAGCCGGCCCAGCAGACCCGGGACATGCGGCCACAACACATCCAGCGCCGCCGAGATCCGTGGTGCGCGAAACGCGACATCCTCCGTGATCGCCTCGACATAGTCGAGGAGCAGCTCCTTAAAGCCCTGATACTCGGCACTGTCCAGATCGTACCGAGCCAGCACCTGACCGAGGTAGGCATAGAACTCCCGGACAGAGTCCGCGAACTCGGTGAACTGCACGAACAGCGTGCTCACCCGCTCCAGCGCGTCCTGCAACTCGACACCGCCCGGCGCGGTCACGAGCTCGGCCAGCTCCCGCAGCCCCCGCTCGACCAGAGCGAGCAACTCGCTGCTCACCTCCCGAGCTGCGTCCGCCTCGGCCAGCACACCATCGGCGTCACGCTGGATCCGCTCACCCAGCTTCGACAGCTGATAGCGGGCACGCGACCGCTGGTACTCGCCGATACTGGACGCCTTCACCGTGTGGCTGCTGCGCAACAGGTTGCCCCACTTCACCAGCTGCTCCAGCCGGACGGTGAGAGTGTCAGGATCGATCCCGGCCGCGGAGCCCCCAGCCTGGCGCAGCTGCGCCAGGAGGTCCGGCACCGCCAGGTCCGCCAGCAGGGTCCCGCAGAAGACCCGCATGATCGCCAGGTGATCCAGCCGCTCCGGCGCGCTGAGGTAGGTGAATGCGTCCAGCCGCCGGCGGGCTTCGCTCAGGGCATCCGGCGTCGCGACTTCTTGCCCTGCGCCGGGTGCGGGTGTCTCCATGTCTGCGAGGCTATGCGGCGTATGTGGCTGCCACCGTTGGATGGCTAAAAAATGCTGGAGGAGGGCTGGACGATCGAGTCGAAGAACGGTACCTGACGGAGCATTAACCGATGCGGCCGGTACTCAACCCGCGAGCTCGGCATCCAGCCCGAGACGCACGACCCGAAGCTGCACGTCGACTTCACCCCGCTGCGCGACCAGCACCTCACGACCGTAGGGCTTCCGCCAAGCTGCCTGAACCAGGCAGGGACCGGCCGTGGCTCACCCCCTGACGGCTCCGATCAGGGTTTGCACGATACGGACCACCCGGCACTGCCGGGGCAGTCGCCAGAAGGCTGGCGAGCAGCATCTCGGTCAGCTCGACGGTCGTGGACGTCTCGAACCACCACCGGGCGTAGTCACCGACGGCTCGGGCGTGCTCGTGGACTGCGCCCAGCGGCTGGAAGCCGTCCCAGAGCGAGGCCAGCCGCGCCAGGTAGGTCGTCTTGCCCACATTGTCAGAGCCACTACTGATCTTTTCGTAAGTTCTGTGGGTTCGACGGCTTCGTTGGTGGGATCCTGATGTGGTGTCTTTCAAGCCTTCGTCTGTTGTTCCTCCTTTGACACGGCCGCAGCTGTCCGAGGCCCGGCGTGTGCGGGCGGCCGAGTTGTTCGACCAGGAACACTCGAACGCCGATATCGCCCGGATGCTCGGGGTCAGTGACGAGAGTGTGCGGCGGTGGAAACGGGTCTGGGAGGAGAACGGCGCCGATGCTCTGCGCCGACGTCCCGCCACCGGGCGTCCGCCCAAGCTGGACGACGCCCAGGTCGAGCGGGTGCGGACCGCACTGGAACAAGGCGCCCAAGCCCATGGTTTCGAGGCCGATCTGTGGACCCTGGAACGGGTTGGCCTGGTGGTTGAGCGGGTGACCGGAGTGGTCTTGTCGCGGGCCTCGGTATGGCGGCTGCTGACCGGCCGGCTGGGGTGGAGTCTGCAGCGGCCCGAGCGTCGGGCGGTCGAGCGCGACGAGTCCGAGATCGCCCGTTGGATCGCGCACGAGTGGCCGCGGATCAAAAAGGGGCCGTGAACACACGTGCCTGGATCGTGTTCCTCGACGAATCAGGAGTGTCGCTGCTGCCGCAGGTCCGCCGCACCTACGCGCCCCGCGGCCGCACCCCGTTCCTGCGGCACCGGCTGAACTGGAAGCGGGCCTCGATGGCCGGCGCCCTCGGCTACCACGCCGCGGACCCGGACCGAGGTCCTCGGTTGTGCTTCCACCTCAAGCCCGGCAGTTACGACACCGCCGCACTCATCGAGGTCCTGGAGCAGATGAAGGTGTTCTACAACGGCGAACGGGTGGTGCTGGTTTGGGACGGGCTGTCGGCTCACTGGAGCCGGGCGATGCGGGCCTGGGTCGCCGAGCAGGACTGGCTCACCCTCGAGCGATTACCGGCTTACGCACCCGAGCTCAACCCGGTGGAACTGCTGTGGTCCTCGCTGAAGAAACGCGAGCTCGCCAACCTTGCCGGCGACCACCTCGCCGATGTCGCCGACGCCACCGAACAAGGCATCCACCGCATCAACACCAACCCCCAACTGCCCTGGTCCTTCCTCACCCACACCGGCCTTACCCTCCACCCACCAGACCCACAGAACTTACGAAAAGATCAGTAAGGCTGACGAAGTCCGGAACCTGAGCCATCGTTCACGCCTCACGAATCGGGGTGTCGAGAACGGAGACGATCGCGTCCGTGCTGGCGGCGATGAAGGCGGCGAGCTGCGGCGGCATCAGGGTCAGCTCGCGGACTACCTCGACGATTAAAGGCACGTATCCGCCGCGCTCCGGATTGGCGAACCCCGTCCCCGCCCGCGCAGCCAGGTCCGTCGACTCCGGGCGCGTGGCGAAGATGCGCTGGACGCCGACGCCGTCCTCCAGCTCGTCGGTGATCAGGTCAATGAGCTCGGCGCGCTCCAGCTTGCCGCCCAGCTCCTCGAACACCTCCCGGCGCAGGGCCGCCTCGATGGTGGCGTCGTCTGCCTCGACCCCTCCGCCGACGGTCACCCAGTACGGCTCCCTGCCCGGCTTGGTGCGCTTGATGAGGACGAGTTCGTCGCCCCCGAGGGCGTTGCGCTTGACGATGTCGGTCCTGCCGTCTGCTCCTTCTGGTGGTAGTGCAGGAAGAACGGGCGGAGAGCTGTCTCGTCGCGGCCAGCGCCTCCCCGAACCGATGAACTCACCATGGTGCAGTTCGGTGACGGCGTGTGACATACACGCGCGCAGCAATGCCGCACCCCTGCTGAAGGAGGCTGGCTACGCTGGCCGTTTCCGCGTTCCACCAGGTGACGGACAGAGGATACGACGATGGTCACGGTGCAGCGACGGTCCGGCCGGAACCCCGGCTGTTACGCGACACCCTCCGCGTGAGCCTGCGGGACTTCGCCGCCTACCTGGGCGTGAGCGACCGGATTGTGTCGAACTCGGAAATCGACGGCGCGAGTTACCAGCCCCGTGGCGAGTCCCAGGCCGTCCTCGACACCGCACTCGACCGCCCGTCGGACGACGTGAAAGCCCGGTTCGCAGCAGCCTTGGGAACGAACGGCCCCGCTCCACCTGTCGCAGGCCGGATCGGAGTCGACTCCCACAAATTCCTGTCGGTCTTCACCGGCGCCAAGCGCGGCGACCGACTCCGCGCCCACATGACGCCGAGCGCGGGCGACCAGTGTCTGGAATCCTCCTCGGCTCGCATCGACCACCCCGAAGCACAGGAGTGGGTCCTGCACATTTTCGCCGGCAGGGCCGCCGTCTTCCACCTCGTCCAACCCCACAAGCCTCCCGCGCTCACCGACCTCGCCGTCTGGCGCTACCGCTCGCCTCCGACCTGCCCTGGGCACGGGACAATCTCCGCGACCTCCTCGACGAGGACCACGACCGCATCCCCAATCCCGAATAGGTCCTCTCCCTGTACTGGCTCGCCTCCGCGCCCTGGACCAGCGACGCCCACGACACCGCACTGCGCCTGCTGTCCACACCCTCGGTCCTGGTCGACCGCGGGGCCCCCTGGCGGGCCCGCACCCCGGGATCGCTCCTAGCCTCCGGCTTCGACCACCCGGACATCGTGTCCCTCGCCGTAAGGGGAGCTGGTCCCACGTCGCCTACCCCTCTCACTCCCGCGAGCGCAGACTCTCCATCGAAGAGCTGGTCACCTGGGAGCTGACCGTCCAGGCCCTGTGGCGCTTCACCCGCCAGGCCCAGCAGATGATCGAGGACGGCCACGACCCCTCATGCCCGGCCAACCCTCTCCCTGCGCGCGCCCACCACCGGCTCACCACCACCCGCGCCCAGGAGACCGCACAGCACGTCCTGATGCGGGCAATGCGGGAGGACAACATGAAGACCAGCGGGCTTGCCGAACGGCTGCGCGCCGCACAAGACGCTCCGCGCGAGAGCGTCGGCCGAACACGGGGCAGAGGAGACAGCGGATGAACACCAACAGCGCCGCGCTGGTCGTGATCGACATGCAGAACGGCTTCGTGAACCACCACAGCCGCCACGCCACGCCCGCGGTCTCCGGCCTGGTCGCCCGGCGGTCCGCCGCGGGCCGACCCGTGATCTCCACCCGGCACTTCAACTATCCGGACAGCCCCTACGAGCGCTTCTTCCAGAAGCGCCGGCTCTCCGGGAGGACCCGAGGACGCGCCGCTTCCGTCGAGGAACCGACGGCGCGGGACCTTCGGACGTACCGTGGACATACGGAGACCTGTCCAGCCCGGCCTTCGACGGGAAAGGACGGTGCCACCTTGAACCGCAACGAGCCGGAGGCAGAAGCCCTGCCGCCGCCGGGGCACGCCGAAGTCCGCATCGTCGCCGCCACCCCGGACGCCGCCCGGATGGTGGCCGCTGCCCTGCGTCACTGCTTCGCCGGTGGCGAGCAGCGCAGCTACCCCGCCCCAGGCGGGGGTACCCGCCTCCACCTCACCGTCGATACCGCCCACACCGCCGAACCGGTCAGGTCCTGGCTGGCCACCAGCAGACCCCCGAGCGGCACCCGGCCCCACTCCGAAGAACCCTGACCAGCAGTGGAGCCTGCAGGCAGGCATAGCGGTCCGGGTCACGGCGGAGCATCCTGGAAGTCGCACCGCGATACCGACGTATCGGCCCGCCAGCAACGGACCAGGGCGTCGCCCCGCCGCCCGCCTGGAGGCCCCGAATGACTGTCGGAGGTTACAACGGTGGGAGTTCCGACCGCTCGGAGAGCTTCGGGGAAATGCTGCTGGGCGACCTCCTGGACCACGCCCCGCAGCTGCCGCCCGACCGGGTGGGGCCAGCACTCGCCGACGCGGTCGCCCGTGTCGGGGGCCGGGGGGTGCGGATCCTGCTCCAGGATTACGGACAGCGGAATCTGCTCCCCCTCGCCGGGGACGGGCTGGAGGTCGGCGAGCCCCAGCCCATCGACGGTTCGGCGGCCGGCCAATGCTTCCTCACCTCGCTTCCGGTAGAGGTGCCGCTGGCCGACGGAGTGCGAGTGCACGTCCCGATGCTCGACGGCGGTGACCAGGCCGGCGTCCTGGCCATCACATTGGACGCGGTCGACGACGACATCCGCCGCATCCTACGCAGGCTCGCCGCCCTGGCAGCCGACACGATGCGGGCCAAGAACGGCTGCACCGACCTCTTCTTCCGCACCCGCCGCGGCGAAAGAATGAGCGTCGCCGCCGAGATCCAGTGGTCGCTCCTGCCACCCCTGGCCATGACGATGCCCCGTGTCGCCATCGCCGGAGTCCTGGAACCCGCATACGACGTGGCAGGCGACAGTTTCGACTACGCCCTGAACGGCGACATCCTCCACCTCGCCATGATCGACGCCATGGGCCACGGCCTCGACGCGGCAACCATGGCGACCGTCGCCATCGGCGCCTACCGGCACGCCCGACGCGCCAGCATCGAGCTCTGCGAGATCTACCACTTCATGGACCGGGCCATCGCCGAGCAATTCGCCCCCGACCACTTCGTCACCGCACAGATGCTGCGGCTCGACACCGGCACCGGCCGCCTCCAGTGGGTCAACGCCGGACACCCGGCCCCCATGCTGATCCGCGACCACCGCGTCATACACCGCCTGCACAGCCCCACCACCCTCCCCGTCGGCTTCGGCGGAGACCAGCCGCAGGTCAGCCACGTGGTGCTCGAACCTGGGGACCGGATCCTCTGCTTCACCGACGGCCTGGTCGAAGAACACAAAATCGGACACCAGGAGTTCGGCGAGGACCAGCTGATCAACTGGGTCCACCGGCTGGACCGGGCCGACCGGAGCGTGCGGGCCGTGGCACGCGACCTGTCCCACACGCTCGGACGGGCCCGCGGCGGGGCCACCACCGACGACGCCACCCTCGTCCTCGTCGAGTGGAGCGGACAAAACTGACAGGGACCCGGCGCGTCCGGACGAGGAGCGGAGTACGTTGGAACTACCGGGAGCACCTCGTACACCCGCCCTCACGCGGACGTCGTTCCCGGCGAACACTAAGCCGGGGTGCCCCAGGCCCCCCGGGGACGGGCCCGGTCTCATGACCAGCAGCACCGCTCCGACCCGCCAGGCGCGCCTGGCCCTGACCCCTAACACCTCCATGGCCGGCCTGCTGGACGGCGCATGGTGGCCGTACTCCCGCGATCTCACCACGGAGCTGCCTCCCCTGGTAGAGGCGCTGCGGAACCGCTTCGGACGCGTCACGCGCATCACCGCGAACCCGGCCCCCTGGCCCGCCACTCTGCGCCACGTCCCCGTCGGCGGCTACGCCGTGCACGTCGGCTGGTTCATCGACCAGGCCCCCGACACGATGATCCTGCTCTCCTACAGCCTCGGCCGCTGCGACCTGCTCGTGATTCCCCCGAAAACCCCACCCGCCTCCGCCGCGCGCCTGATGGCCGCCGCGTCCGCCCCGGGCAACGTCCACACCACCGACACCCTGATGTCCGATGAACACAAGACCGGTCGTCTCCTGCGGGAGGCAGGGGCCGGTGAGGACGCCTGGGAGACGGAAGGCGGCGCCTTCCGGCAGCCCCTGACCCGTCGCCCCCGCCCCGTCGTCGGGGCACGCATGATCTACCTGCCCCAGCGCATACGGAGATGACGCCTGTCATTCCCGCGATCGCGCCGGTCCCTGGTCCACGAGGACCCACCGCCGCTGCACCCCTGGCATCGTCGGCCAGTTCGTCCGATACAGATACACCGCTGCTCGCCAGTCGCCTCGCCCGTGCCGATGTGGAGGGCGAGCTGCGAGGCCGGGGAACCACCGGCACGAGCTCGGCCCGCATATGGACCACGACGGGCGCCGGCACACGGCCCTCGGCGTCGCCGGGGCGCCCGTCGGCGATGAGCGCGTAGACGTGGGCGACGTCGGCACGTGACGATGCCCGACAACGCCCCGCAGAGAAGTGCGGTCGTCGTCCTGGCAACGATGTGCTGTGCGGAAGATGGAGCGGCCGGCCGCCTCGCCGCTGCTGCCGGTCAGGTCGACGTACCGCATACGCCTCGGGCGCGATGGCCACTGCCGCGGGAGTGGAAGTGGAGGAGGGGGCGAGGGACAGTGCGGTGGTGGTGCGCGGTCCCGGAACGCTGTCGGCTGATGCATCGGTGGGCTCACTCATGCTGCCCATCCCGTATCCGGATGTTCTGAGGTGCGCGTGCAGTCAACGCTGATAGGGGCACGGCCGGGCCCACGTTCGATTCCGGGAGGATGCTGCAAGGAAAGGAGGTAAAGGTGGGGTGCACGGCGTCCTCCGTCTGAGGGTCGGTGTGGCACTGATGCTCTAACCACCCGTGGATCTGGTACGTCACGGCCTGCTCAGAGGGCAGTCTGTGAACGCTAGATCTAGCGCCGGGATTGGGCCGTGTGAGCTCTGGGGCGTCGTTCAAACTCGCTCGATCAGGTCGGAGCACTCCTTCCGGCGGTTGCGGGCAGCACGAACCAGGGTCACGGCGGACGACGGCGGCCTGAGCGGGTGATCGAGGGCTGGAAGGCGGAGCGTGGGGAAGCAGCGGCCGTTGACCTGAAGGGCGAGGAAGTAGGAGCCGGGGGAGGCCTTCCAGCGTGCCGTCGACGCAGCGGGTGCGCCTTGGCGAGTCGTAGGTCCTGGCCCGACTCGGCGATGACGCGGCGCACGAAGGCCACCTCCTCCCGTGGTCGGCCGGTCGGCCCCGTGGTCGCGATCACGATCATCACGTGGATGGGGGTGGTGGTCGAAGTGGCGGTGAGAGCGGCGGAGAAGTCGAGGGTGTCGCCCTCGCGGAGTTCGCTCGGGTACCCGAAGAAGACACGCGAAGAGGCCAAGCAGACCATCCAGCACATCCGGGCCCTGTGGGACCTCTCCGACCGCCTTCCGGGGACCTTTCGGCCAGCGTCTTCACCTTCCGGCCCTACCCAGACTCTCCCATCTGGGCCGAACTCGTGCATCGCGGCTACGACCCAGCAGTGATGCAGAGCTACAGCGACGTCGACCTCACCGAACACGGCGCGGACGAAGCAATGCGCGGCCGCGACGAATTCAACTTCACCACCGGCCTCCAGTTCGGAGAACTGACCCTCCCGGAACTCAACAGACACCTCGCAGACCTCTCCCGCGAGCAGTACGAGCGCATCCACAGCGACCAGACACTGACCGCATGACCGGCACCCTGATCACCCTCGACGGGCCCGGCGGCAACCGCTACCTTCCCTCCACGCTTGTTCTGCAGCGAGCCGACGGCCTCGACGCTGACTGGCTCCTGACCCTCAACGTCGGCATCACGGTCCCCGACCTGGCCGTCATCCTGACCGCCACCCCCGCAGACGAGGGGACCACTGTCCCCGAGGGCAGCAGCCGGCGCACCTTCCGGGTCCACCCCCGCCCCGCTGACGCGGGGGACCACCCGTACTCCTCGCCAACGTAGTCACGAGCAGCGGGTCCACCCCCGCAGACGCGGGGACCACAAACCGACCTGGTTGGTCTCGGCGTAGAGCTAGGGGCCACCCCCGCTTACGCGAGGACCACTCACGATCTGGTCGCGCAGCGCAGCCGGATCGGGTCCACCCCCGACGCGGGGACCACGTTGTCGTAGCCGAGGAGGCGGGAGACGTCCGGTCCACCCCCGCAGACGCGGGGACCACCAATGAGCAGCCAGGTACGCCCCGCGTCCGCCGGGTCCACCCCCGCAGACGCGGGGACCACCACGGACGCCTGTAGCGGCGCGGCGCCATG contains:
- a CDS encoding NUDIX domain-containing protein, producing MVKRNALGGDELVLIKRTKPGREPYWVTVGGGVEADDATIEAALRREVFEELGGKLERAELIDLITDELEDGVGVQRIFATRPESTDLAARAGTGFANPERGGYVPLIVEVVRELTLMPPQLAAFIAASTDAIVSVLDTPIREA
- a CDS encoding TIGR02677 family protein yields the protein METPAPGAGQEVATPDALSEARRRLDAFTYLSAPERLDHLAIMRVFCGTLLADLAVPDLLAQLRQAGGSAAGIDPDTLTVRLEQLVKWGNLLRSSHTVKASSIGEYQRSRARYQLSKLGERIQRDADGVLAEADAAREVSSELLALVERGLRELAELVTAPGGVELQDALERVSTLFVQFTEFADSVREFYAYLGQVLARYDLDSAEYQGFKELLLDYVEAITEDVAFRAPRISAALDVLWPHVPGLLGRLDSHAQGLTGLSPQGGGRLEARVQRSRGRQLKDWEGLRGWFSDADGMGSQVDQLRSATLRALQSLLANAKRMLRSATGEMSRRKDLLRLARWFEEAAPQDAHDIAVAAFGLYGARHLGVPPAADEVVPAYTSWWAGPVVEVPVALRERGSRAQRGRTSAVEDHSAQKQRLREVARDRAAARAAAADELRSASGRFAEVRLTSAALGLLLELLATALGNAQLRRRGEGVTGFDLDQAQSEDTELGIRLTVRRIAGARCVLHSADGDLLLDDLELDVARTSSGSADGGAEVSVS
- a CDS encoding winged helix-turn-helix domain-containing protein; this encodes MSFKPSSVVPPLTRPQLSEARRVRAAELFDQEHSNADIARMLGVSDESVRRWKRVWEENGADALRRRPATGRPPKLDDAQVERVRTALEQGAQAHGFEADLWTLERVGLVVERVTGVVLSRASVWRLLTGRLGWSLQRPERRAVERDESEIARWIAHEWPRIKKGP
- a CDS encoding transposase, with product MNTRAWIVFLDESGVSLLPQVRRTYAPRGRTPFLRHRLNWKRASMAGALGYHAADPDRGPRLCFHLKPGSYDTAALIEVLEQMKVFYNGERVVLVWDGLSAHWSRAMRAWVAEQDWLTLERLPAYAPELNPVELLWSSLKKRELANLAGDHLADVADATEQGIHRINTNPQLPWSFLTHTGLTLHPPDPQNLRKDQ
- a CDS encoding DUF5994 family protein codes for the protein MTSSTAPTRQARLALTPNTSMAGLLDGAWWPYSRDLTTELPPLVEALRNRFGRVTRITANPAPWPATLRHVPVGGYAVHVGWFIDQAPDTMILLSYSLGRCDLLVIPPKTPPASAARLMAAASAPGNVHTTDTLMSDEHKTGRLLREAGAGEDAWETEGGAFRQPLTRRPRPVVGARMIYLPQRIRR
- a CDS encoding PP2C family protein-serine/threonine phosphatase, which gives rise to MTVGGYNGGSSDRSESFGEMLLGDLLDHAPQLPPDRVGPALADAVARVGGRGVRILLQDYGQRNLLPLAGDGLEVGEPQPIDGSAAGQCFLTSLPVEVPLADGVRVHVPMLDGGDQAGVLAITLDAVDDDIRRILRRLAALAADTMRAKNGCTDLFFRTRRGERMSVAAEIQWSLLPPLAMTMPRVAIAGVLEPAYDVAGDSFDYALNGDILHLAMIDAMGHGLDAATMATVAIGAYRHARRASIELCEIYHFMDRAIAEQFAPDHFVTAQMLRLDTGTGRLQWVNAGHPAPMLIRDHRVIHRLHSPTTLPVGFGGDQPQVSHVVLEPGDRILCFTDGLVEEHKIGHQEFGEDQLINWVHRLDRADRSVRAVARDLSHTLGRARGGATTDDATLVLVEWSGQN